A genomic stretch from Methylorubrum extorquens includes:
- a CDS encoding conserved protein of unknown function; putative membrane protein (Evidence 4 : Unknown function but conserved in other organisms): MSSMTAAPTGATAAASPWAAGSSPWAAGAWGRVPALRAVQGLASGLHAAFIFFACFAFSDASPYDLVAIPTIVLWLALGIRLHRGALPLVLLLLAYLTAMGIALLPYLNEPLSVTWTVQLFYLAATCIFFAMLYADDTQARIEVALKAYTASCVLSAGLGIVGYLQLLGIEDLFYKYGRASGTFQDPNVFGSFLTLGALYLIHRLLSGATRWPILSLLSLVVVMAGIFLSFSRGSWGGTVVAVAVMVVALYTTSRSRALRRRIVTLGLVTIGFGAVALAGLLSIDSVAQTFQTRAAVTQDYDEGETGRFGNQIRGMGMLLEEPLGLGPLRWRQIFNLEPHNSYIGSFANGGWLAGAAFIALVAATSFVGFRLMLRPSPYRAYAQIVFPALLMFFLQAMQIDVEKWRHVYMMLGMVWALEVARLRAAPAPLTLLLPRRIGGHPSVAAPSGTGGAREKRIGGRGEVSGTKVRP, translated from the coding sequence ATGTCTTCCATGACAGCCGCGCCGACAGGTGCGACGGCCGCCGCGTCGCCATGGGCGGCGGGCTCGTCACCCTGGGCCGCGGGCGCTTGGGGCCGCGTCCCCGCCCTGCGCGCGGTCCAGGGCCTCGCGAGCGGCCTCCACGCGGCGTTCATCTTTTTTGCCTGCTTCGCCTTCTCGGACGCCTCGCCCTACGACCTCGTCGCGATTCCGACAATCGTGCTGTGGCTGGCGCTCGGCATCCGCTTGCACCGGGGGGCGCTGCCCCTCGTGCTCCTGCTCCTCGCCTACCTCACGGCGATGGGGATCGCGCTGCTGCCCTATCTCAACGAGCCGCTGTCCGTGACGTGGACCGTGCAGCTCTTCTACCTCGCGGCCACCTGCATCTTCTTCGCGATGCTCTACGCCGACGACACGCAGGCGCGCATCGAGGTCGCGCTAAAGGCCTATACCGCGAGCTGCGTGCTCTCGGCGGGTCTCGGCATCGTCGGCTACCTGCAACTCCTCGGCATCGAGGATCTGTTCTACAAGTACGGCCGCGCCTCGGGCACCTTCCAGGACCCGAACGTGTTCGGCTCGTTCCTGACGCTCGGCGCCCTCTACCTGATCCACCGCCTCCTCTCTGGCGCGACCCGGTGGCCGATCCTGTCGCTGCTCAGCCTCGTCGTGGTGATGGCGGGCATCTTCCTGTCCTTCTCCCGCGGCTCCTGGGGTGGGACGGTGGTGGCGGTCGCCGTCATGGTCGTGGCGCTCTACACGACGAGCCGCTCGCGAGCCCTGCGGCGGCGGATCGTGACGCTCGGTCTCGTCACCATCGGCTTCGGCGCGGTCGCGCTGGCCGGGCTGCTCTCGATCGACAGCGTCGCCCAGACCTTCCAGACCCGCGCCGCGGTCACGCAGGACTATGACGAGGGCGAGACCGGCCGCTTCGGCAACCAGATCCGCGGCATGGGGATGCTGCTGGAGGAGCCGCTCGGCCTCGGGCCCCTGCGCTGGCGCCAGATCTTCAATCTGGAGCCGCATAACTCCTACATCGGCAGCTTCGCCAACGGCGGCTGGCTCGCGGGCGCCGCGTTCATCGCCCTCGTGGCGGCGACCTCCTTCGTCGGCTTCCGGCTGATGCTGCGTCCCTCGCCCTACCGGGCCTACGCGCAGATCGTGTTCCCGGCGCTGCTGATGTTCTTCCTCCAGGCGATGCAGATCGACGTGGAGAAGTGGCGCCACGTCTACATGATGCTGGGGATGGTCTGGGCACTGGAGGTAGCTCGCCTGCGCGCGGCACCCGCGCCCTTGACCCTCCTCCTCCCGCGGCGCATCGGAGGACATCCGAGCGTTGCAGCGCCGAGCGGGACCGGTGGAGCGCGCGAGAAGAGGATCGGAGGCCGGGGCGAGGTGTCCGGAACGAAGGTGAGGCCGTGA
- a CDS encoding conserved exported protein of unknown function (Evidence 4 : Unknown function but conserved in other organisms), with product MNTRIAAAVAAIVLGVAPVTSALAFSQSHARPIPMTSGWTGSLGVHDGPSYAACPMNSAAEGNANQQNFPVKQYGQTTGGNRC from the coding sequence ATGAACACTCGTATCGCTGCTGCCGTCGCCGCCATTGTCCTGGGTGTCGCCCCGGTCACGTCGGCTCTGGCCTTCAGCCAAAGCCATGCCCGCCCGATCCCGATGACGTCCGGCTGGACCGGCTCCCTCGGCGTCCATGATGGCCCGTCCTACGCGGCCTGCCCGATGAACTCGGCCGCGGAAGGCAACGCCAACCAGCAGAACTTCCCGGTCAAGCAGTACGGCCAGACCACGGGCGGCAACCGCTGCTGA
- a CDS encoding putative GTPase, putative CobW-like cobalamin biosynthesis protein (Evidence 3 : Putative function from multiple computational evidences; PubMedId : 14556637; Product type e : enzyme): MSDASPLAASQKIPVTVLTGYLGAGKTTLLNRILTEQHGKRYAVIVNEFGEIGIDNDLVVGADEEVFEMNNGCVCCTVRGDLIRIMDGLVKRRGKFDAIIVETTGLADPAPVAQTFFVDQDVGEAARLDAVVTVADAKWLTDRLADAPEAKNQIAFADVILLNKSDLVSGADLDRVEGQIRAINPWAKIHRTERCAIPLDQVLDRNAFDLARILDVEPDFLEEGHHHHHDEQMQSVSAKIGGPVDPEKFMPWISNLTQVQGPDILRCKGIVAFPDEPKRFVFQGVHMILDGDVQGDWGADEPRVSRVVFIGRNLDPEAIREGFFACKV; the protein is encoded by the coding sequence ATGTCCGATGCTTCCCCCCTCGCCGCCTCCCAGAAAATCCCGGTGACCGTGCTCACCGGCTATCTCGGGGCCGGTAAGACGACGCTGCTCAACCGCATCCTCACCGAACAGCACGGCAAGCGCTACGCCGTGATCGTCAACGAGTTCGGCGAGATCGGCATCGACAACGACCTCGTGGTCGGGGCCGACGAGGAAGTGTTCGAGATGAACAACGGCTGCGTCTGCTGCACCGTGCGCGGCGACCTGATCCGCATCATGGACGGGCTGGTGAAGCGCCGCGGCAAGTTCGACGCGATCATCGTCGAGACCACCGGGCTCGCCGACCCGGCCCCCGTGGCCCAGACCTTCTTCGTCGATCAGGATGTCGGCGAGGCCGCCCGGCTCGACGCGGTGGTGACGGTGGCCGACGCCAAGTGGCTCACCGACCGGCTCGCCGACGCGCCCGAGGCCAAGAACCAGATCGCCTTCGCCGACGTGATCCTGCTCAACAAGTCCGACCTCGTCTCAGGGGCAGACCTCGACCGGGTCGAGGGCCAGATCCGCGCGATCAACCCCTGGGCCAAGATCCATCGCACCGAGCGCTGCGCGATCCCGCTCGATCAGGTACTCGACCGCAACGCCTTCGACCTCGCGCGCATCCTCGACGTGGAGCCCGACTTCCTGGAGGAGGGCCACCACCATCACCACGACGAGCAGATGCAGTCGGTCTCCGCCAAGATCGGCGGCCCGGTCGATCCGGAGAAGTTCATGCCCTGGATCTCGAACCTGACCCAGGTTCAGGGGCCGGACATCCTGCGCTGCAAGGGCATCGTCGCCTTTCCCGACGAGCCCAAGCGCTTCGTTTTCCAGGGCGTTCACATGATCCTCGACGGCGACGTCCAGGGGGATTGGGGCGCCGACGAGCCGCGCGTCTCCCGCGTCGTCTTCATCGGCCGCAACCTCGATCCGGAAGCGATCCGCGAAGGCTTTTTCGCCTGCAAGGTCTAG
- a CDS encoding Transcriptional regulator, TetR family (Evidence 2b : Function from indirect experimental evidences (e.g. phenotypes); Product type r : regulator), whose translation MMRDTRASLLSEAEILVRGRGYSGFSYADLAEAVGIRKASIHHHFRTKEALAQALIEAYDARYDAALDDISGQTADGVARIEAYGRLYLGGVERGLGCLCAALAVELETLPEALRRAITAFFEKHIAWLAGVIEEGQISGSVRAGLDPQAHARMIVATLEGSLLLERFLAGTEGFGRTLAALSEGLRPVRTNGGA comes from the coding sequence ATGATGAGAGACACGCGCGCATCGCTCCTCAGCGAGGCCGAGATTTTGGTGCGCGGCCGGGGCTATTCCGGATTCAGCTACGCCGACCTCGCCGAAGCGGTCGGCATCCGCAAGGCGAGCATCCACCACCATTTCCGCACCAAGGAAGCGCTCGCCCAGGCGCTGATCGAGGCCTACGACGCGCGCTACGACGCGGCGCTCGACGACATCTCCGGCCAGACCGCCGACGGGGTCGCCCGGATCGAGGCCTATGGCCGGCTCTATCTCGGCGGGGTCGAGCGCGGGCTCGGCTGCCTGTGCGCGGCGCTCGCGGTCGAGCTGGAGACGCTGCCCGAGGCCCTGCGCCGCGCCATCACCGCCTTCTTCGAGAAGCACATCGCCTGGCTCGCCGGCGTGATCGAGGAGGGTCAGATCTCCGGCAGCGTCCGCGCCGGCCTCGACCCGCAGGCCCATGCCCGGATGATCGTGGCGACGCTGGAGGGTTCGCTGCTGCTGGAGCGGTTCCTTGCCGGGACGGAGGGGTTCGGGCGGACGCTGGCGGCCCTCAGCGAGGGGCTGCGGCCGGTCCGTACGAACGGCGGAGCCTGA
- a CDS encoding Putative metallo-hydrolase/oxidoreductase (Evidence 3 : Putative function from multiple computational evidences; Product type e : enzyme): protein MSAPVTRRAALFGGFCLCCLPRAGFAVDAMTMEEVAPGTFIRRGPDAEATPENADGIANIGFIIGRDGVLVTESGGSLADGQWLRREIARRTDKPVRYVMLTHVHPDHVFGAAAFRGDNPTFVGHAGLRGALDARGAFYRQRLAEILGEEKAGEVVYPTMEVKGVAEIDLGDRTLRLTAHGNAHTACDLSMLDTGSGLLFPADLLFVGRIPSLDGSLLGWFKEIERLKAVGATDAVPGHGPTRVAFAPAMADLARYLSALRDETRKAVASSVPIETAARTVALGEKDHWALFDTYNGRNVTQAYQELEWE from the coding sequence TTGAGCGCCCCCGTCACACGTCGCGCGGCTCTGTTCGGCGGGTTCTGCCTGTGCTGCCTGCCGCGGGCGGGCTTTGCCGTCGATGCCATGACGATGGAGGAGGTCGCACCCGGCACCTTCATCCGGCGCGGGCCCGATGCCGAGGCGACGCCGGAGAACGCCGACGGTATCGCCAATATCGGTTTCATCATCGGGCGGGACGGGGTGCTCGTCACCGAATCCGGCGGCAGCCTCGCCGACGGGCAGTGGCTGCGCCGGGAGATCGCCCGGCGCACCGACAAGCCGGTCCGCTACGTGATGCTCACCCACGTGCATCCCGATCATGTCTTCGGCGCTGCCGCCTTCCGCGGCGACAACCCGACCTTCGTCGGACATGCCGGTCTGCGCGGCGCCCTCGATGCGCGGGGCGCGTTCTACCGCCAGCGGCTCGCCGAGATCCTCGGCGAGGAGAAGGCGGGAGAAGTGGTCTACCCGACGATGGAGGTGAAGGGGGTCGCCGAGATCGATCTCGGCGACCGCACCCTCCGGCTCACCGCCCACGGCAACGCGCATACGGCTTGCGACCTGTCGATGCTCGACACCGGCAGTGGGCTGCTGTTCCCGGCCGACCTGCTCTTCGTCGGGCGAATCCCCTCGCTCGACGGCAGCCTGCTCGGCTGGTTCAAGGAGATCGAGCGGCTGAAGGCGGTGGGCGCCACCGACGCCGTGCCGGGCCACGGCCCGACGCGGGTGGCGTTCGCGCCGGCGATGGCCGACCTCGCGCGTTATCTCTCGGCACTGCGCGACGAAACCCGCAAGGCGGTGGCGTCCAGCGTGCCGATCGAGACCGCGGCTCGGACCGTTGCGCTGGGGGAGAAAGACCATTGGGCGCTGTTCGACACCTATAACGGCCGCAACGTCACCCAGGCCTACCAAGAACTCGAGTGGGAATAA
- a CDS encoding conserved protein of unknown function; putative exported protein (Evidence 4 : Unknown function but conserved in other organisms) translates to MKRLMLALSLTLSAAALAPAPVLAGATDTDEERAARWTEIKTSIFGDRKVEASESAVTIDAPARALDAALVPIGLTLANKDSVKGLYFIIDDNPSPYAAHFTFGPAADPGEIKMRVRVNNYTNVHAVVETKDGRLLESAKFVKASGGCSAPMGMSDEEAMKGMGEMRMKFVGDVQPGKPAEATLMVRHPNFSGMQMNQLTRDYTPARYIQKLDVTYGDKLVFSLDGDISIASNPVINFAFKPEGQGALKVTAADNQEGRWAQSFPVPSASN, encoded by the coding sequence ATGAAACGCCTGATGCTTGCCCTCAGCCTGACGCTCTCCGCAGCGGCGCTCGCGCCCGCTCCGGTGCTGGCCGGCGCCACCGACACCGACGAGGAGCGCGCAGCCCGCTGGACCGAGATCAAGACGTCGATCTTCGGTGACCGGAAAGTCGAGGCCAGCGAGAGCGCCGTGACCATCGACGCGCCCGCCCGCGCCCTCGACGCCGCCCTGGTGCCGATCGGCCTGACGCTCGCCAACAAGGACAGCGTGAAGGGCCTCTACTTCATCATCGACGACAACCCGTCGCCCTACGCGGCGCACTTCACCTTCGGCCCGGCCGCGGACCCGGGCGAGATCAAGATGCGGGTGCGGGTGAACAACTACACCAACGTCCACGCGGTGGTGGAAACCAAGGACGGGCGGCTCCTCGAATCGGCCAAGTTCGTCAAAGCCTCCGGCGGCTGCTCGGCGCCGATGGGCATGAGCGACGAGGAGGCGATGAAGGGCATGGGCGAGATGCGCATGAAGTTCGTCGGCGACGTCCAGCCCGGCAAGCCGGCCGAGGCGACGCTGATGGTGCGCCACCCGAACTTCTCGGGGATGCAGATGAACCAGCTCACCCGCGACTACACCCCGGCCCGCTACATCCAGAAGCTCGACGTGACCTACGGCGACAAACTCGTGTTCAGCCTCGACGGCGACATCTCCATCGCCTCGAACCCGGTCATCAACTTCGCCTTCAAGCCCGAGGGGCAGGGTGCGCTCAAGGTCACGGCTGCGGACAACCAAGAGGGGCGCTGGGCGCAGTCCTTCCCGGTTCCGTCCGCGAGCAACTGA
- a CDS encoding conserved protein of unknown function; putative exported protein (Evidence 4 : Unknown function but conserved in other organisms) produces MRVIARHAAFAALGLMLGAAGPADSPVNVPEPEGLYTGPPKGYTPATLKGATVIDLKGLEKLLPEGPVLIDVVLADRRPEGLPADRPWLPTHRSLPGAVWMPGAGGAPLAPEKEEAFLRRVAELTGGDRAKPVVTFCRPECWGSWNAGKRLVAAGYSRVHWFPPGVEGWQDDHDTAVAKPDPAWTHADSARAPQR; encoded by the coding sequence ATGCGGGTGATCGCGAGACATGCGGCGTTCGCCGCCCTCGGCTTGATGCTGGGCGCGGCCGGTCCGGCCGACTCGCCGGTCAACGTGCCGGAGCCGGAGGGGCTCTATACCGGACCGCCGAAGGGCTACACCCCGGCGACGCTCAAGGGGGCGACGGTCATCGACCTCAAGGGGCTCGAAAAGCTTCTCCCGGAGGGGCCGGTCCTCATCGATGTGGTGCTGGCCGACCGCCGGCCCGAGGGCCTGCCCGCCGACCGGCCCTGGCTGCCGACGCACCGCTCGCTTCCCGGCGCGGTCTGGATGCCGGGCGCGGGCGGCGCACCGCTGGCGCCGGAGAAGGAGGAGGCCTTCCTGCGGCGGGTCGCCGAGCTGACCGGCGGCGACCGGGCCAAGCCCGTCGTGACCTTCTGCCGGCCGGAATGCTGGGGGAGCTGGAACGCCGGCAAGCGGCTGGTGGCGGCCGGCTACAGCCGCGTCCACTGGTTCCCCCCCGGCGTCGAGGGTTGGCAGGACGATCACGACACCGCCGTCGCCAAGCCCGATCCGGCCTGGACGCACGCGGACAGCGCGCGCGCGCCCCAGCGCTGA
- a CDS encoding thioredoxin-related (Evidence 2b : Function from indirect experimental evidences (e.g. phenotypes); Product type e : enzyme): MTNRRHVLVLAAALLAGGRPGAGQAADSTAYDQSAFEAAQAAGRPILVQISAPWCPICRAQKPILAALSADPRFKTLAVFTIDFDAQRDLVRRFGAQMQSTLIVYKGGTEVARSVGETQPEWIEQLLEKAL; the protein is encoded by the coding sequence ATGACGAACCGCCGGCACGTTCTCGTCCTCGCGGCGGCCCTCCTGGCCGGCGGTCGGCCCGGCGCCGGACAGGCCGCCGATTCCACCGCCTACGACCAGAGCGCCTTCGAGGCGGCGCAGGCGGCGGGGCGGCCGATCCTCGTGCAGATCTCCGCGCCGTGGTGCCCGATCTGCCGCGCGCAGAAGCCGATCCTGGCCGCGCTCTCCGCCGACCCGCGCTTCAAGACGCTTGCCGTCTTCACGATCGACTTCGACGCTCAGCGCGACCTCGTGCGCCGGTTCGGGGCGCAGATGCAGAGCACGCTCATCGTCTACAAGGGCGGCACCGAGGTTGCCCGCTCGGTCGGCGAGACCCAGCCCGAATGGATCGAACAGCTCCTCGAAAAAGCGCTCTGA
- the panB gene encoding 3-methyl-2-oxobutanoate hydroxymethyltransferase, pantothenate biosynthetic process (Evidence 2b : Function from indirect experimental evidences (e.g. phenotypes); PubMedId : 10223988; Product type e : enzyme) — MSQVVQTRRLQAVDLIKRKAEGRKIISLTAYHAHTAGIVDAYCDFVLVGDSLGMVMHGMESTLPVTLEMMILQAQAVMRGTSRALVVVDMPFGSYEASREQAFLNAARVLKETGAGAIKLEGGARFAETVAFLTERGVPVMGHIGLTPQSVNTMGGFKVQGHGAGDEDRLRADARAISDAGAFAIVLEGIVEPVARAIATDPAIRAATIGIGATAACDGQILVLEDMLGLSDRVPRFVKSYGSLRAHIEEAVRAYADEVQAGRFPAEGHTYPPR; from the coding sequence ATGTCGCAGGTCGTTCAAACGCGTCGTCTCCAGGCGGTCGATCTGATCAAGCGCAAGGCCGAGGGGCGCAAGATCATTTCGCTCACCGCCTATCACGCCCACACCGCGGGCATCGTCGATGCCTATTGCGACTTCGTGCTGGTGGGTGATTCCCTCGGCATGGTCATGCACGGCATGGAATCGACCCTGCCGGTGACCCTGGAGATGATGATCCTCCAGGCCCAGGCCGTGATGCGCGGCACCTCCCGTGCCCTGGTCGTGGTCGACATGCCGTTCGGCTCCTACGAGGCGAGCCGCGAGCAGGCCTTCCTCAACGCCGCCCGCGTCCTCAAGGAGACGGGGGCCGGGGCGATCAAGCTGGAGGGCGGGGCGCGCTTTGCCGAGACGGTCGCGTTCCTGACCGAGCGGGGCGTGCCGGTGATGGGCCATATCGGCCTCACCCCCCAATCGGTGAACACGATGGGCGGCTTCAAGGTGCAGGGGCACGGGGCCGGCGACGAGGACCGCCTGCGGGCCGATGCCCGCGCGATCAGCGATGCGGGCGCCTTCGCCATCGTGCTGGAGGGCATCGTCGAGCCGGTGGCGCGGGCCATCGCCACCGACCCCGCGATCCGCGCAGCGACCATCGGCATCGGTGCGACCGCCGCCTGCGACGGGCAGATCCTCGTGCTCGAAGACATGCTGGGCCTGAGCGATCGGGTGCCGCGCTTCGTCAAGAGCTACGGCTCGCTGCGCGCCCATATCGAGGAGGCCGTGCGCGCCTATGCCGACGAGGTGCAGGCGGGCCGCTTCCCGGCCGAGGGGCACACCTACCCGCCGCGGTGA
- the rpmG gene encoding 50S ribosomal protein L33 (Evidence 2a : Function from experimental evidences in other organisms; PubMedId : 10094780, 12809609, 7035835, 786732, 9393616; Product type s : structure): MAKAVTVKIRLVSTADTGYFYVTKKNSRTQTEKMVMKKYDPVARKHVEFKEAKIK; this comes from the coding sequence ATGGCCAAGGCCGTTACCGTCAAGATCCGCCTCGTCTCGACCGCCGACACGGGCTACTTCTACGTCACGAAGAAGAACTCCCGCACGCAGACCGAGAAGATGGTCATGAAGAAGTATGACCCGGTCGCGCGCAAGCACGTCGAGTTCAAGGAAGCCAAGATCAAGTAA
- a CDS encoding protein of unknown function; putative exported protein (Evidence 5 : Unknown function), giving the protein MNALPSCLAPAGIGLTIASAATVLERSGYAHSAEITLGAALVATALVVLMRAAPTWFRVS; this is encoded by the coding sequence ATGAACGCCTTGCCCAGCTGCCTCGCTCCGGCCGGTATCGGCCTCACCATCGCCTCGGCCGCCACCGTCCTGGAACGGTCCGGCTACGCGCATTCAGCCGAGATCACCTTGGGGGCCGCCCTGGTGGCGACCGCGCTCGTGGTGTTGATGCGCGCAGCCCCGACGTGGTTCCGGGTGAGCTGA
- a CDS encoding protein of unknown function (Evidence 5 : Unknown function) encodes MISGLIHVARSADPAAIECLADTLSALVAGVAAGLVGDAVIVTAQACPALETVAEGSGATLVVRPPGANPWGAGARVARREWLLCLEPGDIPAEGWIRSLDRFVGTARPDMALGRMRRAHSALPARIVARGEGVVGARGLRAGDVVRRERVLAGLPFSPRLKVRMLTARLDRA; translated from the coding sequence ATGATCTCCGGCCTCATCCACGTGGCGCGATCCGCCGACCCCGCTGCGATCGAGTGCCTCGCCGACACGCTGAGCGCACTCGTCGCGGGCGTGGCGGCCGGGCTCGTGGGCGATGCGGTGATCGTGACGGCTCAGGCCTGCCCCGCGCTGGAGACGGTGGCCGAGGGGAGCGGCGCGACCCTGGTGGTGCGCCCGCCCGGCGCCAACCCATGGGGCGCGGGCGCGCGGGTGGCGCGGCGCGAGTGGTTGCTGTGCCTGGAGCCCGGCGACATCCCGGCGGAGGGCTGGATCCGCAGCCTCGACCGCTTCGTCGGCACGGCGCGGCCGGACATGGCGCTCGGCCGGATGCGGCGGGCGCACAGTGCGCTACCGGCTCGGATCGTCGCGCGAGGGGAGGGCGTCGTCGGCGCGCGCGGATTGCGGGCGGGCGATGTGGTGCGGCGGGAGCGGGTGCTCGCGGGCCTGCCGTTCTCGCCCCGCCTCAAGGTGCGGATGCTGACGGCCCGGCTCGACCGCGCCTGA